In Clarias gariepinus isolate MV-2021 ecotype Netherlands chromosome 21, CGAR_prim_01v2, whole genome shotgun sequence, the sequence TGGTCTCagttttatgtcttttattttatgttcttaTGGTTTAACCAACACTGGACGGATTAAACATCAGATCCTGTCTAGtctaaatatgaatataaaaaattttataattaaaatataatttaaaaaatattttttttagaaaggcATGTTTCAGGAactacatatttttatattaaatatagcttcaattatttaaacaaataaaactttggAATAATGCACTAATTTATGGCAGatcaaatatatattatatatttttctcaattaaaATACCTGCTATGAgttgatgcttttttttgtttgtttgatccAGTGTAATTTCTTCAGTCTGAGGAAATGTTATGCTATGTTTAGCCATGTGTCAGATCATATACTAGATGATTGGCAGTTGTGCCTCTGTGGCAAAACAAACACTTAATCTGTTGCAGTGTTAAACGGAGTCGAATGACGAAATGAAACATTTCCAGAATTCTAAATTTCACACAAGTCGTGAATTAAAGATGATAAATGATACTAATTTCCTGACACTCACGGTATGATGCTTaaacaaaacagatttaaattctaaatgtcATTCTTGAATTAATCAATAATAGTCACTTTAGCAGTGGAGCAGAGGCGTAGTATTTACTCCACATATGACTGTATCATACTTCCACAAATGATTTATTCCTAATTTTAACATTCATATGTGAATACATACCTGTCGCTATGTTAGTAAAACCCAATAGTTACACAGCAAGAATAATtgtagcaaaataaaaaatatctcaGATGTGATCTTCCTACCTGCTATGCCTTGAAGTAGGCCGCACACATTGAAGATGCTTTTTCCCAGGATACTCTGAAAGCACATGCTAAAGACGGCAAGAAAGCCCACTATGGACAGCAGGAAGATTCCAACAACCAGGAATATAATGGAGGCCTGCCAAAATCCACTTGCAATCTCGGTAAAGTCTGCAGCGTAGGGTCCGCACTGAATCGTCTTCTGTTGAGACACTCGGATGCAGCGACTGTAGAGGCCGAGCGTGGGTGGGTTAGGGTCTGGAGGTCCAGGAGCTGAGGCGTTGAACTGAGATGGGTGTTGTACCCCTACTAACCAATCAGCACTCATGATGGCCACCAGCTCAGCAAACGCCACCACGATGCTCAACAAGGTCCAAAGCATAGACCGGCATGTTACAATGACATGACACATGTTGTCTAGCCTATAAAGCTCCTGTATGCTGATGCGTTCGATCTAATAGACAAAGAAGACTGAAGACTTGCAGGGTTATCTTCATAGATCCCTCTTCATGAGCAGACTTTCATGCTGGACACGATCCATGCCTGGCAGAACAGAATCCTCATCCATTCTCAGCGTATCCAATTAAGAAAA encodes:
- the lhfpl2b gene encoding LHFPL tetraspan subfamily member 2b, whose product is MCHVIVTCRSMLWTLLSIVVAFAELVAIMSADWLVGVQHPSQFNASAPGPPDPNPPTLGLYSRCIRVSQQKTIQCGPYAADFTEIASGFWQASIIFLVVGIFLLSIVGFLAVFSMCFQSILGKSIFNVCGLLQGIAGLFLMLGLMLYPAGFGCDKVVSYCGPEASPYKPGQCSVGWALYTAIGGTVLTFVCAMFSAQAEIATSGDKVQDEIDEGRTLICVL